TCCTCGAGCTGCTCGCCCTCGATCTCCGACGAGAATTCACGGGCCTGTTCGGTCGAGAGCACGCGTCCGCCGAGGCGGTACATCGCGGCTTCGAACGAGAAACGTGTGCGCGTCGACGGCCGGTAAAACAGCGTGGCCATGATGCGCCCCTCGTAGTCGCGCGTGCCGCCGCGCGCCACGATGCGTTCCATGCGGTGCGTGCGTTCGAACAGCTCCATCAGCAGCGGCACGGTGAATTGCTGCGACTCGATGACGTGTGAGAGCTTCATGACTGCGCTCCTGTTTCGTCGGGGAAGAGGTGGGTGCCGGCCGTGCCCGCGAGGGCGTCCATGAGATGTTCGTACGAGGTGATGATCACCTCGCGGCCGCCGCCGCGCAGGAAGCGCAGGGCCGATTCCACTTTGGGACCCATGCTGCCGGGCGGGAACTGGCCCGCCTCGAGGTGCGCCTGCATCTCGGCGACGCCTGCGCGGTCGATGGCGCGCATGCCCGGCTTTTTATAGTCCAGATACACGCGGTCGGCATCGGTGCTGATGATGAAGAGGTCCACGCCGAGTCCCGCCGCGAGCAGGGCCGAGGCGCGGTCCTTGTCGATGACGGCCTCGCAGCCGTCGACGCGGAAATGCGGCCGCTCGATGACGGGTATGCCGCCGCCGCCGAGGGCGATGACGATCATGCCGAGATCGAGGATGGTGCGGATGATATCCTGTTCGAACACCTCGACAGGTTCCGGCGAGGGCACGACGCGGCGCCATCCGCGGGCGGAGTCCTCGACGATGTCCCACCCCAGCGCGCGGCGTTTTTCCTCTGCGACGTTGCGCGAATAGAAGGGTCCGATCGGTTTGGTCGGATTCCTGAACGCGGGATCGTCGGGATCGACGCGCACCTGCGTGAGCACGGTCATGACCGGCGTTGTGAGTCCGATGTGCCGCAGTTCCTCCTCCATCGCGCGCTGCAGCAGGTAGCCGATCTCGCTCTGCGTGGTGGCCACACACACGTCCAGCGGATGTGTGTACACCTCGCCGCTGGCGCGTTCCGAACGCAGCAGCGCGGCGCCGACCTGCGGACCGTTGCCGTGTGTGATCACGACACGCCAGCCCTGCGCCACCATACGCGCGATGCTGCGCGCGGTGGCGTGGGCGTTGGCGAGCTGTTCCTCGATGGTGCCGCGTTCGCCGGCGCGGATCAGCGAATTGCCGCCGATCGCGATGAGCGCGGTATGGCGCGGTTCGTTCATGAATTATTTCATCAACTGATACATGACCGCCTTCTGCGCGTGCAGGCGGTTTTCGGCCTCCTGGAACACAACCGATGCGGCCGAATCGATCACGCCGTCTGTCACCTCGTCGCCGCGATGCGCGGGCAGGCAGTGCATAAATATGGCGTCGGACTTTGCGTGCGCCATCAGCGCTTCGTTCACCTGATACGGCGCAAAAATCTTCTTGCGCTCGGCGGCCTCGGCTTCCTGACCCATCGACGCCCACACGTCGGTGTACACGGCGTCGGCATTCTTCACGCCCTCGGCGGGATCATACACCACCTCGATCACCGCGCCGGTTTCCTTCGCGTCGGCCATCGCGTCTTCCAGCGCCTTGGCGTTGGGCTCGAAGCCCTTCGGACACGCCACGGTCACATGGACGCCGAGCCGCGCGCCCGCAAACATCAGCGAATGCGCCACGTTGTTGCCGTCGCCCACGTAGGTGAGCTTGCGTCCCTTCAAATCGCCCTTCACTTCCTGCAGCGTGAGGAAGTCGGCCATCGCCTGGCAGGGATGCGAATAGTCGGTGAGGCCGTTGATGACGGGCACCGACGCGTATTTGGCCATGTCGACCACGATCTGATGCGCAAACGTGCGGATCATGATGCCCTGCACCATGCGCTCGAGATTTTTCGCGACGTCGTACACCGACTCGCGTTTGCCGAGACTTATTTCAGCCGGCGAGAGATACAGCGAATATCCGCCGAGCTGCTGTATGCCGATGTCGAACGTGGTGCGGGTGCGCAGCGAGGGTTTCTCGAAAATCATCGCGAGGGCCTTTCCCTTCAGGGCCTCGGAGTATTTCATGCGGTCGGCCTTCATGTCGGATGCGATACGGAAGGTCTCGAGGATCTCCTCGCCGGTGACGTCCCGGATGCTCAGGAAATCAGTTGCTTTCATGTCGGACTTCTCCAGTCGGCACAGGACGTGCCGGGATGTGGTGGTACGGATACGGAAAGTGTTGTATGAGGAACGCGGTGCGCGCGTGTGCCGCGGCGCCCGGTCGGAGGCGGGGGAGGAGGGTCAGATGGGAGCGTCGGTGCAGTAATGTTTGAAGTCGAGAATCTTCCGCGAGCGCGTCGTGCAGCGGCACGGGGGAATGGACATCGCGACGGCCGCCTGCCGTCCGTATCCCATCCATGTGCTTCTCGATTTGCGCTTCATTGTTCCGCGTTACTTCAGTGTTAATGCACCACGTTCCGACAAAGATGCAGAAAAGTGCCGACATCGGCAAAGACTATGCGAAGTGAAAACTTCTTTGCATGGCGTGAAAACTCTATTGCACGGCATGAAAACTCCATTGCACGGCATGAAAACGTCATTGCACGGCGTGAAAACGTCATTGCACTGCGTGAAAACGTCATTGCACTGCGTGAAAACGTCATTGCACGGCGTGAAAACGT
The DNA window shown above is from Ignavibacteriota bacterium and carries:
- the arcC gene encoding carbamate kinase, whose product is MNEPRHTALIAIGGNSLIRAGERGTIEEQLANAHATARSIARMVAQGWRVVITHGNGPQVGAALLRSERASGEVYTHPLDVCVATTQSEIGYLLQRAMEEELRHIGLTTPVMTVLTQVRVDPDDPAFRNPTKPIGPFYSRNVAEEKRRALGWDIVEDSARGWRRVVPSPEPVEVFEQDIIRTILDLGMIVIALGGGGIPVIERPHFRVDGCEAVIDKDRASALLAAGLGVDLFIISTDADRVYLDYKKPGMRAIDRAGVAEMQAHLEAGQFPPGSMGPKVESALRFLRGGGREVIITSYEHLMDALAGTAGTHLFPDETGAQS
- the argF gene encoding ornithine carbamoyltransferase gives rise to the protein MKATDFLSIRDVTGEEILETFRIASDMKADRMKYSEALKGKALAMIFEKPSLRTRTTFDIGIQQLGGYSLYLSPAEISLGKRESVYDVAKNLERMVQGIMIRTFAHQIVVDMAKYASVPVINGLTDYSHPCQAMADFLTLQEVKGDLKGRKLTYVGDGNNVAHSLMFAGARLGVHVTVACPKGFEPNAKALEDAMADAKETGAVIEVVYDPAEGVKNADAVYTDVWASMGQEAEAAERKKIFAPYQVNEALMAHAKSDAIFMHCLPAHRGDEVTDGVIDSAASVVFQEAENRLHAQKAVMYQLMK